From the genome of Desulfovibrio psychrotolerans, one region includes:
- a CDS encoding ABC transporter permease, which translates to MTHRPSAPPSEAPRRLFVPLHTLRFYWRVWGVSLAALRAFRLRGLFVVAAVSLGIAALTVIVAALDGANRRADEITASFGPDALFILGGDLSTRAVGQRFQTLTWQDVDAIRRSLPGVYLVVPMQSMRDHTLRYGNRNWSVGSTIGTSAHYGASWNWPLTEGRDLTDADVERGARVCLLGNIPARELFGTESPVGKTVYLQKIPFTVVGTLSERGMAGGGGNQDDRVIIPLTTMAQRFGIDRKYFRALRIKFQDVSRMDANIANLESLLRHMHGIREGQPNDFTILSAQEVRKFLSMIKGGLAVFLGITAFAAILVGGFVLANLFYLSVSERTREIGLRRAMGASQGAILVQFLLEAVALTLVGAVAGMFLGLAMGQALSRLGLIEIRLSWQVFSYALMAATAVGLVFGLRPARHAAGLDPIRALRGDE; encoded by the coding sequence ATGACGCACCGCCCGAGCGCACCGCCATCCGAAGCACCCCGCCGCCTCTTTGTGCCGCTGCATACGCTGCGCTTTTACTGGCGCGTGTGGGGCGTCTCCCTTGCCGCGCTCAGAGCATTCCGGCTGCGCGGCCTCTTCGTGGTTGCCGCCGTGTCTCTGGGCATTGCCGCCCTTACGGTCATTGTGGCCGCGCTGGACGGCGCCAACCGCAGGGCGGACGAGATAACCGCCTCCTTCGGACCGGACGCCCTGTTCATCCTCGGCGGCGACCTGAGCACCCGCGCCGTGGGCCAGCGCTTTCAGACCCTCACGTGGCAGGACGTGGACGCCATCCGCAGGTCCCTTCCCGGGGTCTATCTGGTGGTTCCCATGCAATCCATGCGCGACCACACCCTGCGCTACGGCAACCGCAACTGGTCCGTGGGCAGCACCATAGGCACCTCTGCCCATTATGGCGCATCATGGAACTGGCCCCTCACAGAAGGGCGCGACCTCACGGATGCCGACGTGGAACGCGGCGCACGCGTGTGCCTTCTGGGGAACATACCCGCCCGCGAACTCTTCGGGACCGAAAGTCCCGTGGGCAAGACCGTATACCTGCAGAAAATTCCCTTCACCGTGGTGGGCACGCTCAGCGAACGGGGCATGGCCGGGGGCGGCGGAAATCAGGACGACCGGGTCATCATTCCGCTCACCACCATGGCGCAGCGGTTCGGCATAGACAGGAAGTACTTCCGCGCCCTGCGCATCAAATTTCAGGATGTTTCGCGCATGGATGCGAACATCGCCAATCTGGAAAGCCTGCTCCGCCACATGCACGGCATACGGGAAGGACAACCCAACGACTTCACCATCCTTTCCGCGCAGGAGGTGCGCAAGTTCCTTTCCATGATCAAGGGCGGGCTGGCCGTGTTCCTCGGCATTACCGCCTTTGCCGCCATTCTGGTGGGCGGCTTTGTGCTCGCCAACCTGTTCTACCTTTCCGTTTCCGAACGCACGCGCGAAATAGGTCTGCGGCGCGCCATGGGGGCTTCGCAGGGGGCCATTCTGGTGCAGTTTCTGCTGGAAGCCGTGGCCCTTACCCTTGTGGGGGCCGTTGCAGGCATGTTTCTGGGCCTTGCCATGGGGCAGGCACTTTCGCGCCTCGGACTCATAGAAATCCGCCTCTCGTGGCAGGTCTTCAGCTACGCGCTTATGGCGGCAACGGCGGTGGGGCTTGTTTTCGGGCTGCGTCCTGCCCGCCACGCCGCAGGGCTGGACCCCATCCGCGCCCTGCGGGGAGATGAGTGA
- a CDS encoding ABC transporter permease → MYGGFGIAVRALATHKLRTALAMLGVFLGALALTGVTHVSKAMSLKAELETAKLGPNLLTAAAGKTRFSRSGDVRFGRTVTTFTLADAQTLIATVPQVQAGAPYIIATMPVRYQRTATTAQIVATTPEYAHVRSVAPATGRFLTQAETDARAKVCVLGRAVAVKLFGTPEAAVGQTVFFYRAGLQVVGVMEEKGSDLSGTDQDDQVFVPITTYMRRMSNQDFISGVYMTLHDARDEAAAKRAAEALLRQRHGISDSRQDDFTVLSAKDAAALRTQALDLVWTLGVMSSSISFMVGGLGILSIMILMVRSRRLEIGVRRAVGARRKAIVLQFLLEAALMSGTGGLLGVLGALLCVTGVYRVGDFPYVYDAPLIAMASGASVLSGILAGAYPAWKASRVEVLTVLHSHGM, encoded by the coding sequence ATGTACGGCGGATTCGGCATAGCTGTGCGCGCCCTTGCCACGCACAAGCTGCGCACCGCCCTCGCCATGCTGGGCGTGTTTCTGGGGGCGCTGGCGCTCACGGGCGTGACCCACGTTTCCAAAGCCATGAGCCTGAAGGCCGAACTGGAAACCGCCAAACTCGGCCCCAACCTGCTTACGGCGGCAGCGGGAAAAACACGCTTTTCGCGTTCCGGCGATGTGCGCTTCGGGCGTACCGTCACCACCTTCACGCTGGCGGATGCACAAACCCTCATTGCCACAGTGCCGCAGGTGCAGGCGGGCGCTCCGTATATCATCGCCACCATGCCCGTGCGCTACCAGCGCACCGCCACCACCGCGCAGATAGTCGCCACCACGCCCGAATACGCGCATGTGCGCTCCGTTGCCCCGGCAACGGGCCGTTTTCTGACACAGGCGGAAACAGATGCCCGCGCCAAGGTCTGCGTGCTGGGCAGGGCCGTTGCTGTCAAGCTGTTCGGCACGCCGGAAGCGGCAGTGGGGCAGACGGTCTTCTTCTACCGTGCGGGGCTTCAGGTCGTGGGTGTTATGGAGGAAAAAGGCAGCGACCTTTCCGGAACCGATCAGGACGATCAGGTCTTTGTGCCCATTACCACCTACATGCGCCGCATGAGCAATCAGGATTTCATCTCCGGCGTCTACATGACCCTGCATGATGCGCGGGACGAGGCAGCCGCCAAGCGGGCGGCGGAAGCCCTGCTGCGGCAGCGGCACGGCATCTCAGACAGCCGTCAGGACGACTTTACCGTGCTTTCCGCCAAAGATGCCGCCGCGCTGCGCACACAGGCACTGGATCTTGTATGGACGCTGGGCGTCATGAGCAGCAGCATCTCTTTTATGGTGGGCGGGCTGGGTATTCTGTCCATCATGATCCTCATGGTCCGCTCCCGGCGGCTTGAAATCGGCGTGCGCCGCGCAGTGGGAGCGCGCAGAAAGGCTATTGTGCTGCAATTTCTGCTGGAGGCCGCTCTCATGTCTGGCACTGGAGGCCTTCTTGGTGTATTGGGGGCGCTGCTGTGCGTTACCGGCGTGTACCGCGTGGGAGACTTTCCCTACGTGTACGACGCCCCGCTCATTGCCATGGCCAGCGGCGCATCCGTTCTTTCGGGCATTCTTGCCGGAGCCTATCCGGCCTGGAAGGCTTCCCGCGTGGAGGTGCTCACCGTGCTGCACAGCCATGGCATGTAA
- a CDS encoding acyl-[acyl-carrier-protein] thioesterase, which produces MPVYGTENVVVRCYETGPGGLARPATFADYFQEAASNNARALGFPGERLWAQGMAWVLARLALHIHRYPAAGETVCIRTWPAAHDRTIAQRCYEATDVHGQPLAWGTSAWVVMDISTRRMLPIPDFVAQGYPKDQPDCRPFATRAVPKLRETAHEALLRSRRADMDANGHVNNARYVDWVLEAMPQDFAAAHEPSMVDITFRAECGAGVPLVSFCSAPEEQVSLHSLRLASATAQEPRADHGSSVQPQPAGATPEKSAKPDSSPAEHAAGESANATELCRARVIWRARPAHHAPEHRA; this is translated from the coding sequence ATGCCCGTTTACGGCACGGAAAACGTTGTGGTCCGCTGCTACGAAACCGGCCCCGGCGGCCTTGCCCGCCCGGCCACCTTTGCGGACTACTTTCAGGAAGCCGCCTCCAACAACGCCCGGGCGCTGGGTTTCCCCGGCGAACGCCTGTGGGCGCAGGGCATGGCGTGGGTGCTTGCCCGTCTTGCCCTGCACATACACCGCTATCCCGCCGCAGGCGAAACCGTGTGCATACGCACATGGCCTGCCGCACATGACCGCACCATTGCCCAGCGCTGCTACGAGGCAACGGACGTTCACGGACAACCGCTGGCGTGGGGCACAAGCGCATGGGTGGTGATGGACATATCCACCCGCCGCATGCTGCCCATCCCGGACTTTGTGGCTCAGGGCTACCCAAAGGACCAGCCGGACTGCCGCCCCTTTGCCACCCGCGCCGTTCCCAAGCTGCGGGAAACAGCACACGAAGCACTGCTGCGCAGCCGCCGCGCGGACATGGACGCCAACGGCCACGTAAACAATGCCCGCTATGTGGACTGGGTGCTGGAAGCCATGCCGCAGGACTTTGCCGCCGCGCACGAGCCGAGCATGGTGGACATTACCTTCCGCGCCGAATGCGGCGCAGGCGTGCCGCTGGTTTCGTTCTGCTCCGCACCGGAAGAACAGGTAAGCCTGCATTCGCTCCGCCTTGCGTCTGCCACCGCACAGGAACCCCGCGCGGACCACGGATCTTCCGTACAGCCGCAGCCTGCCGGTGCCACTCCAGAGAAGTCCGCCAAGCCTGACAGTTCCCCCGCGGAGCACGCCGCCGGAGAATCAGCCAACGCCACGGAACTGTGCCGCGCCCGCGTTATCTGGCGCGCACGCCCGGCACACCACGCACCGGAGCACAGAGCATGA
- a CDS encoding acyl-CoA thioesterase — protein sequence MSTFPTPQTWLAHRVSYGETDTMGVLYYAEYLHLFERGRSEFIRERGMSYATVEERGIMLPVREAQCRYRAPARYDDLVQIRVGIAEWGRASITFVYEIMDAQREKMLASGMTQHACVNPSGRPVAVPDWLRALFTGQPA from the coding sequence ATGAGCACCTTTCCTACCCCGCAGACATGGCTTGCCCACCGCGTCTCGTATGGTGAGACAGACACCATGGGCGTACTCTATTACGCGGAATACCTGCATCTTTTTGAACGCGGCAGAAGCGAGTTCATCCGTGAACGCGGCATGAGCTATGCCACGGTGGAAGAGCGCGGCATCATGCTGCCCGTGCGCGAGGCGCAGTGCCGCTACCGTGCTCCCGCCCGGTATGACGATCTGGTGCAGATACGCGTGGGCATTGCCGAATGGGGCCGCGCCTCAATCACCTTTGTTTACGAAATCATGGATGCGCAGCGTGAAAAAATGCTGGCTTCGGGCATGACACAGCACGCCTGCGTCAACCCTTCCGGCCGCCCCGTGGCCGTGCCGGACTGGTTGCGCGCGCTGTTTACCGGGCAACCCGCATGA
- a CDS encoding HMA2 domain-containing protein yields MNAMSQGRIRFRNGALKAGELGYALRDELLAAKGVLDVQLNKRIGSMLVLFDKARITAETILKRIAAHLDIDLAKVREGLNNMNRIIGSRAARRNVKIGMGVALGTAMASLAYSGRWHAVAGSVFMLFLGTHLYQNRRTLTS; encoded by the coding sequence ATGAACGCGATGTCACAGGGCAGAATACGTTTCCGCAACGGAGCACTGAAGGCTGGGGAACTGGGATACGCCTTGCGCGATGAACTGCTCGCCGCCAAAGGCGTTCTGGACGTGCAACTGAACAAGCGCATCGGCAGCATGCTGGTCCTCTTCGACAAGGCCCGCATCACGGCAGAGACCATTCTCAAACGCATTGCCGCCCATCTGGACATCGACCTCGCCAAGGTCCGCGAAGGCCTGAACAACATGAACCGCATCATCGGCAGCCGTGCAGCCCGTCGCAATGTGAAGATAGGCATGGGGGTTGCCCTTGGCACCGCCATGGCCTCGCTTGCCTATTCCGGCAGATGGCACGCTGTGGCAGGCAGTGTATTCATGCTGTTTCTCGGGACGCACCTGTACCAGAACCGCAGAACCCTCACCAGCTGA